One genomic window of Pelmatolapia mariae isolate MD_Pm_ZW linkage group LG5, Pm_UMD_F_2, whole genome shotgun sequence includes the following:
- the synpra gene encoding synaptoporin, with protein MDTANQLASAGTFQVLKLPLGFIRVLEWLFSIFAFATCGGYTGQLWVSVDCMEKASSNLSIGIDFGYPFRLHQVSFEAPMCEAMRRERVFLTGDYSSSAEFFVTIAVFAFLYSLMAAIIYIFFLNKYRENSRAPLIDFVVTVVFSFLWLVSSSAWAKALSDVKVATDPDEVQLLISACKDQINKCGSVHGPRWSGLNTSVVFGFLNFVLWAGNIWFVFKETGWHKGASRFAAGASEKQGGTFSQQSYNQGSFDQSGSYNTQGNMGQPSEYSQVGGPTSYPSQM; from the exons CTCTTTTCCATCTTCGCATTTGCAACATGTGGCGGTTATACTGGGCAGCTGTGGGTTAGCGTGGACTGCATGGAGAAGGCCAGCAGCAACCTCAGCATTGGCATTGACTTTGGTTATCCTTTCAG GTTGCACCAGGTGTCCTTTGAAGCGCCCATGTGTGAAGCCATGAGGAGGGAGCGTGTTTTCCTGACCGGAGACTATTCATCCTCTGCTGAGTTCTTTGTCACCATTGCAGTCTTCGCCTTCCTTTATTCCCTCATGGCTGCCATTATCTACATCTTCTTTTTAAACAAGTACCGCGAAAACAGCCGAGCACCACTCATT GACTTTGTAGTGACAGTAGTGTTCTCCTTCTTGTGGCTGGTCAGTTCCTCCGCTTGGGCCAAGGCCCTGTCTGATGTCAAAGTGGCCACCGATCCAGATGAGGTGCAGCTTCTCATCTCTGCCTGCAAAGACCAGATCAACAAATGTGGATCTGTGCATGGACCTCGCTGGTCTGGACTCAACACCTCAGTG GTTTTTGGGTTTCTCAACTTTGTTCTATGGGCTGGAAACATCTGGTTTGTCTTCAAGGAGACCGGCTGGCACAAGGGTGCTTCAAGATTTGCAGCCGGGGCGTCTGAGAAGCAGGGCGGCACATTTAGCCAGCAGTCATACAACCAGGGAAGTTTTGACCAGTCAGGGAGCTACAACACCCAGGGCAATATGGGTCAGCCATCTGAGTACAGCCAGGTGGGAGGGCCCACTTCCTACCCCAGTCAAATGTAa
- the LOC134627213 gene encoding zinc finger protein 182-like isoform X2, producing MGTLHHLNALITERLTAAAVEIFGAVEKTLIDYQGEISRSKQEINQLRSLLSWPEVRLHRSDHLLSARSDEEASPEGSTPHVSPKPQSILHIKEEHDQRDAQQGASCRQQSDATVSPEVVTRGDHEDPPSHLYTVLTVEQAEAIKAEPHGDECLTCTCGINAESEVQQLNPEDPLEITYSKNHGTQQDQSQYQHRYNCHTSQIIKVQAFTSSRPQEEADCDCTLPHQPVDDYNEATSLTLSPKCSLSNNAFTTAENRTDVEGCTLCGESQSVHSVEPEQLVGQSEHTENIEGVGIKLLKPSGTRQQKRRISELNTKDGDGIGMEEDGNHFIRERRHTCPICAKRFKESSHLKDHVRIHTGEKPYRCKECGVNFRQSGALTLHMRIHTGERPYQCTECGRRFNRKGDMETHRVTHTGERPHSCLFCGKTFQRKSQLNTHLKIHEEDRTDYTHPL from the exons ATGGGCACACTGCACCACCTAAACGCGCTCATCACCGAGCGGCTCACCGCGGCGGCGGTGGAGATTTTCGGGGCTGTGGAGAAAACCTTAATAGACTACCAGGGAGAGATCAGCCGATCCAAGCAGGAGATAAATCAGCTGCGATCACTGCTCTCCTGGCCTGAAGTCAGGCTACACAGATCAG ATCATCTTTTGAGTGCCCGCAGTGATGAAGAGGCTTCTCCTGAGGGCTCTACCCCACATGTGAGCCCAAAGCCCCAGAGCATCCTGCACATTAAAGAGGAGCATGACCAAAGGGATGCTCAACAAGGAGCCTCCTGTAGGCAGCAGAGTGATGCCACAGTGTCACCTGAGGTTGTGACAAGAGGAGATCACGAGGATCCACCCTCGCACCTATACACTGTATTAACTGTTGAGCAGGCAGAAGCTATCAAAGCTGAGCCACACGGAGATGAGTGTTTAACATGTACCTGCGGAATAAATGCGGAGTCAGAAGTTCAACAACTTAACCCAGAAG atccACTGGAGATCACTTATTCTAAGAATCATGGGACTCAACAAGACCAGAGCCAGTATCAGCACCGTTACAACTGTCATACATCTCAGATCATCAAAGTGCAGGCGTTTACATCATCTAGACCTCAGGAAGAGGCGGACTGTGACTGTACACTACCTCATCAGCCAGTAGACGATTATAACGAGGCTACTTCTCTAACCCTGAGCCCCAAATGCAGTCTGAGCAACAATGCATTTACTACAGCAGAAAACAGGACAGATGTTGAAGGCTGTACACTGTGTGGAGAGTCTCAGTCAGTCCACTCTGTAGAGCCAGAGCAGCTTGTTGGTCAGAGTGAGCATACTGAAAACATAGAGGGTGTGGGGATTAAGCTGCTCAAACCATCGGGAACAAGACAACAGAAAAGACGAATTTCTGAGTTGAACACCAAGGACGGAGACGGTATAGGAATGGAAGAAGATGGAAATCATTTCATAAGGGAGAGAAGGCACACATGCCCCATTTGTGCTAAGCGTTTTAAAGAGTCGAGTCATTTGAAAGATCACGTGAggatccacacaggagagaagccTTACCGCTGTAAGGAATGCGGCGTGAACTTCAGGCAGAGCGGAGCCCTGACGTTACACATGagaatccacacaggagagCGACCGTACCAGTGCACAGAGTGCGGCAGGCGCTTCAATCGTAAAGGTGACATGGAGACTCACAGGGTGACGCACACAGGGGAGAGGCCTCATTCATGCTTGTTTTGTGGGAAAACCTTTCAAAGGAAGAGCCAATTAAACACACATCTGAAGATCCATGAAGAGGACAGAACCGATTACACTCACCCACTGTGA
- the LOC134627213 gene encoding zinc finger protein 182-like isoform X1, with product MGTLHHLNALITERLTAAAVEIFGAVEKTLIDYQGEISRSKQEINQLRSLLSWPEVRLHRSADHLLSARSDEEASPEGSTPHVSPKPQSILHIKEEHDQRDAQQGASCRQQSDATVSPEVVTRGDHEDPPSHLYTVLTVEQAEAIKAEPHGDECLTCTCGINAESEVQQLNPEDPLEITYSKNHGTQQDQSQYQHRYNCHTSQIIKVQAFTSSRPQEEADCDCTLPHQPVDDYNEATSLTLSPKCSLSNNAFTTAENRTDVEGCTLCGESQSVHSVEPEQLVGQSEHTENIEGVGIKLLKPSGTRQQKRRISELNTKDGDGIGMEEDGNHFIRERRHTCPICAKRFKESSHLKDHVRIHTGEKPYRCKECGVNFRQSGALTLHMRIHTGERPYQCTECGRRFNRKGDMETHRVTHTGERPHSCLFCGKTFQRKSQLNTHLKIHEEDRTDYTHPL from the exons ATGGGCACACTGCACCACCTAAACGCGCTCATCACCGAGCGGCTCACCGCGGCGGCGGTGGAGATTTTCGGGGCTGTGGAGAAAACCTTAATAGACTACCAGGGAGAGATCAGCCGATCCAAGCAGGAGATAAATCAGCTGCGATCACTGCTCTCCTGGCCTGAAGTCAGGCTACACAGATCAG CAGATCATCTTTTGAGTGCCCGCAGTGATGAAGAGGCTTCTCCTGAGGGCTCTACCCCACATGTGAGCCCAAAGCCCCAGAGCATCCTGCACATTAAAGAGGAGCATGACCAAAGGGATGCTCAACAAGGAGCCTCCTGTAGGCAGCAGAGTGATGCCACAGTGTCACCTGAGGTTGTGACAAGAGGAGATCACGAGGATCCACCCTCGCACCTATACACTGTATTAACTGTTGAGCAGGCAGAAGCTATCAAAGCTGAGCCACACGGAGATGAGTGTTTAACATGTACCTGCGGAATAAATGCGGAGTCAGAAGTTCAACAACTTAACCCAGAAG atccACTGGAGATCACTTATTCTAAGAATCATGGGACTCAACAAGACCAGAGCCAGTATCAGCACCGTTACAACTGTCATACATCTCAGATCATCAAAGTGCAGGCGTTTACATCATCTAGACCTCAGGAAGAGGCGGACTGTGACTGTACACTACCTCATCAGCCAGTAGACGATTATAACGAGGCTACTTCTCTAACCCTGAGCCCCAAATGCAGTCTGAGCAACAATGCATTTACTACAGCAGAAAACAGGACAGATGTTGAAGGCTGTACACTGTGTGGAGAGTCTCAGTCAGTCCACTCTGTAGAGCCAGAGCAGCTTGTTGGTCAGAGTGAGCATACTGAAAACATAGAGGGTGTGGGGATTAAGCTGCTCAAACCATCGGGAACAAGACAACAGAAAAGACGAATTTCTGAGTTGAACACCAAGGACGGAGACGGTATAGGAATGGAAGAAGATGGAAATCATTTCATAAGGGAGAGAAGGCACACATGCCCCATTTGTGCTAAGCGTTTTAAAGAGTCGAGTCATTTGAAAGATCACGTGAggatccacacaggagagaagccTTACCGCTGTAAGGAATGCGGCGTGAACTTCAGGCAGAGCGGAGCCCTGACGTTACACATGagaatccacacaggagagCGACCGTACCAGTGCACAGAGTGCGGCAGGCGCTTCAATCGTAAAGGTGACATGGAGACTCACAGGGTGACGCACACAGGGGAGAGGCCTCATTCATGCTTGTTTTGTGGGAAAACCTTTCAAAGGAAGAGCCAATTAAACACACATCTGAAGATCCATGAAGAGGACAGAACCGATTACACTCACCCACTGTGA